A region from the Branchiostoma floridae strain S238N-H82 chromosome 9, Bfl_VNyyK, whole genome shotgun sequence genome encodes:
- the LOC118422738 gene encoding syntaxin-binding protein 5-like isoform X1: MKKFNFKKVLDGLTSSSAPPAKPETEITETLGSEHFQVSKTVRHGFPYQPTAMAYDPVQHILAIGCKSGSIRLFGRPGVDCHVMHDNDAAVLQLIFLVNEGALVSVCSDDSLHLWNLRQKRPAILHSLKYNRERITYCHLPFQSKWLYIGTERGNVHIANIESFVLSGYVINWNKAIELSQRTHPGPVVSLSDNPTDSSKLLIGFETGMIVQWDLKTKAAECRYACEQQTLHSLAWHHEGKQFMCSHSDGSLTVWNYRSPSKPAQVFQPHGHPAQKGSKPEACRPIMKVAWPTQRTGDPFIVFSDGLPYERSGRRPCITVMQGKSVTVLEMEYPVVNFLPVSSTPWPNDFQDPYAIIVLLENDLVVIDLTTPGYPCFQNPYPMDLHESPVTCCTYYADCPPEMIPAFYTVGSRQQKKTGFSDKNWPVKGGEWGTSTCSYPEIIITGHADGSLKFWDASAVTLQLLYKLRTSKIFEKQPLNQSTEYEEDPFAIVKIAMCCESRILCVAGTSGHVIVYRYNKVETTVDVPTLEIALVYEVDDLDSPDTDQIPPPMQPPSSSVGSAGSGGMPSPSPHHSTSSEGAEKVGSPLLKVKSGPQKMVPGYQVDLCAQLVTVEGEPPSQILCLAINSLYGLMAFGNMQGLAIVDIIQKTTLLNLGTPDLYGSADPYTRTQPRSPQRKKPPAGLGDLGEAQAVEQLQSPQRRKPLKALSKLGESEIGEQERCRSPTTERDESNGVCLSPTGTTRKKLADIKRNRNQPRPRMSKAHSTASMEGNGGDDSDDMNSSLSMSWGSSVSRLFRTELIKAEAMLRRQRSSSTSSVGSQSPKVTPKCAGTDPHVASHKCPGRDSPKADSKDGSFSRSRSSSMSSLENVSAEGINCLSFTESYTRKTGPSKSRHRRPSKEQQHATPAFFPTPTTYMVTPEHSEAFDHHKRKAQQTYSLDPVTSPCLWVGTTLGSVLVIVLNLPPQGDQRLTQPVIVSPSGPMGAAAFGDLQSQMLMCVGHPSGTILRLKGAILAMSFLDCNGMTIPPLFAKWEDPKKKDENRETKDGQSMNQRRGWQQLQHLHRQKAPSSPTTETISDRQFVVICSEKQAKVISLPSQTCAYKLNITETSFVCKADVVSIAKHQSKVGHSTNLTKKKVRNAPGLCCALDRVTSKVKKDSVCLACFLANGHIMTFSLPSLRPLLDSDFLPLADMRIAQTFSFSNCGQALYLCTPSEIQRITLAADTCESLQEMLCELFLPVDTPEGPKQSFFKGLFSSPSIVDKEELFGEAASGKASRSVAKHIPGTGGIEGVKAESGSAMAEVQKARMALVERGEKLSELEERTEALKVGSELYASSAHQVMEKYKNKKWYQL; the protein is encoded by the exons GATTACCTACTGTCATCTACCCTTCCAAAGTAAATGGCTCTACATTGGGACTGAGCGCGGCAACGTTCACATCGCTAACATCGAATCCTTTGTGCTGTCTGGTTACGTCATCAATTGGAATAAAGCTATTGAATT GTCTCAGAGAACTCACCCCGGCCCTGTGGTGTCCCTCAGCGACAATCCAACCGACTCTAGTAAG CTGTTAATTGGTTTTGAGACAGGCATGATTGTGCAGTGGGACCTGAAGACCAAAGCAGCTGAGTGTAGATATGCATGTGAACAG CAGACATTACATTCCCTGGCCTGGCACCACGAAGGCAAGCAGTTTATGTGCAGTCACTCTGACGGCAGTCTGACAGTGTGGAACTACAGGAGCCCCAGCAAGCCTGCGCAGGTGTTCCAGCCCCACGGACACCCCGCACAGAAGGGCTCCAAACCTGAGGCCTGCAGGCCCATCATGAAGGTGGCCTGGCCTACACAGAGAACTGG GGACCCGTTTATAGTGTTTTCGGACGGTCTGCCCTACGAGAGATCGGGGCGGCGTCCCTGCATCACGGTCATGCAGGGCAAGTCAGTGACCGTCCTGGAAATGGAGTATCCAGTCGTTAACTTCCTGCCTGTGAGCTCCACCCCCTGGCCTAATG aCTTCCAGGATCCTTACGCCATTATAGTGCTGCTGGAAAATGACCTTGTAGTAATAGATCTAACCACACCAGG gtACCCCTGCTTCCAGAACCCCTACCCCATGGACCTGCATGAGTCCCCTGTCACATGCTGCACGTATTATGCCGACTGCCCGCCCGAGATGATCCCTGCCTTCTACACGGTGGGCTCCAGACAACAGAAGAAAACTGGCTTCAGCGATAAG AATTGGCCTGTGAAAGGAGGGGAGTGGGGCACCTCCACATGTAGCTATCCTGAGATTATCATAACAGG TCATGCAGATGGGTCTCTCAAGTTCTGGGATGCCTCTGCAG TAACACTACAGCTGCTGTACAAGCTGAGAACCAGCAAGATCTTTGAGAAGCAGCCGCTGAACCAGAGTACAGAGTACGAGGAAGATCCCTTTGCAATAGTGAAGATCGCCATGTGCTGTGAGAGCAGAATACTGTGTGTGGCAGGCACGTCAGGGCACGTCATCGTGTACAGGTACAACAAGGTGGAGACCACCGTGGACGTACCG ACCCTGGAGATAGCCCTGGTGTACGAGGTGGATGACCTGGACTCTCCCGACACAGATCAGATCCCTCCCCCCATGCAACCCCCCTCCAGCAGTGTGGGGTCGGCGGGGTCAGGGGGCATGCCCAGCCCCTCCCCCCACCACAGCACGTCTTCAGAAGGAGCTGAGAAAGTGGGCTCTCCCCTGTTGAAG GTGAAGTCTGGCCCTCAGAAGATGGTCCCAGGTTACCAGGTGGACCTGTGTGCCCAGCTAGTGACCGTTGAGGGAGAACCGCCCTCCCAGATTCTCTGCCTGGCCATCAACTCCTTATATGGGCT GATGGCGTTCGGCAACATGCAGGGCCTGGCTATCGTTGACATAATTCAGAAGACGACCCTCCTGAACCTGGGCACCCCCGACCTGTATGGCTCTGCCGACCCGTACACGCGGACACAGCCCCGATCCCCGCAGAGAAAGAAGCCGCCAGCGGGTCTCGGGGACCTTGGTGAGGCACAGGCTGTGGAACAG CTCCAATCCCCGCAGAGGAGGAAGCCTTTGAAGGCTCTAAGCAAGCTGGGGGAGTCAGAAATAGGGGAGCAG GAGCGCTGCCGTTCTCCGACGACAGAGAGAGACGAGTCCAACGGGGTGTGTCTGAGTCCCACGGGAACCACACGGAAGAAGCTGGCAGACATCAAGAGAAATCGCAACCAGCCTCGACCCAGGATGTCCAAAGCCCACTCCACCGCTTCCATGGAGGGCAATGGTGGTGATG ACAGTGACGACATGAACAGCAGCCTCAGCATGTCCTGGGGGTCCAGCGTGAGCCGGCTGTTCCGGACAGAACTAATCAAAG CTGAGGCCATGTTGCGCCGACAGAGAAGTAGTAGCACCTCCAGTGTCGGCAGCCAGTCTCCCAAGGTTACCCCCAAATGTGCGGGGACAGACCCCCATGTAGCCTCCCACAAATGTCCGGGCAGAGACTCACCCAAAG CTGACAGTAAGGACGGCTCGTTCAGCCGCTCACGAAGCTCCAGCATGTCCAGTCTGGAGAACGTGAGCGCGGAGGGCATCAACTGCCTGTCCTTCACAGAATCTTACACCAGGAAGACAG GGCCTTCGAAATCTCGTCACCGGAGGCCAAGTAAAGAGCAGCAGCATGCGACACCGGCTTTCTTCCCCACCCCCACCACTTACATGGTGACACCTGAACATAGTGAGGCCTTTGACCACCACAAACGGAAAGCCCAACAGACATATTCCTTAG ACCCTGTGACATCCCCATGCCTTTGGGTAGGCACAACCCTGGGGTCCGTGCTAGTCATCGTGTTGAACCTTCCACCCCAGGGGGACCAGCGCCTGACCCAGCCAGTTATCGTTTCCCCCAGTG GTCCCATGGGCGCAGCAGCATTCGGCGACCTCCAGTCGCAAATGCTGATGTGCGTTGGTCACCCCTCAGGCACGATCCTGCGGCTCAAGGGCGCCATCCTCGCCATGTCGTTCCTGGACTGTAACGGCATGACCATCCCACCCCTCTTCGCCAAGTGGGAGGATCCCAAGAAGAAGGACGAGAACAGGGAGACCAAGGATGGACAGTCCATGAATCAGAGAA GAGGATGGCAGCAGTTGCAGCATCTACACCGGCAGAAAGCCCCGTCCTCCCCCACAACAGAGACCATCTCAGACAGACAATTTGTTGTCATATGTTCAGAGAAACAAGCCAAG GTTATTTCTCTCCCGTCCCAAACATGTGCATACAAGCTCAACATTACAGAAACGTCCTTTGTGTGCAAAGCTGATGTAGTTAGTATAGCAA AACATCAGAGCAAGGTTGGCCACTCTACTAATCTAACCAAGAAAAAGGTTAGAAATG CTCCCGGGCTCTGCTGTGCCTTGGACAGGGTCACATCCAAAGTTAAAAAAG ATAGTGTCTGTCTAGCCTGCTTCCTCGCCAACGGGCACATCATGACGTTCAGCCTTCCCAGTCTACGGCCACTGCTAGATAGCGACTTTCTCCCGCTAGCTGACATGAG GATTGCCCAGACCTTCAGCTTTTCGAATTGCGGGCAGGCGCTCTACTTATGTACGCCGAGTGAAATCCAGAGGATAACCCTTGCTGCTGATACGTG TGAGAGTCTTCAAGAGATGCTGTGCGAGCTGTTCCTTCCTGTGGACACACCCGAGGGGCCCAAACAGAGCTTCTTCAAGGGCCTGTTCAGCAGTCCGTCTATTGTCGACAAGGAGGAACTCT TCGGAGAGGCAGCCAGCGGTAAGGCTTCACGCAGCGTAGCCAAGCACATTCCAGGAACTGGTGGTATCGAGGGCGTCAAGGCGGAGTCAGGCTCTGCTATGGCTGAAGTCCAGAAGGCCAGAATG GCACTTGTGGAGCGAGGGGAGAAGCTGTCGGAGTTGGAAGAGCGGACGGAGGCGCTGAAGGTTGGCTCGGAGCTGTACGCCAGCTCGGCCCACCAGGTCATGGAgaagtacaagaacaagaagtgGTACCAGCTCTGA
- the LOC118422738 gene encoding syntaxin-binding protein 5-like isoform X3 has product MKKFNFKKVLDGLTSSSAPPAKPETEITETLGSEHFQVSKTVRHGFPYQPTAMAYDPVQHILAIGCKSGSIRLFGRPGVDCHVMHDNDAAVLQLIFLVNEGALVSVCSDDSLHLWNLRQKRPAILHSLKYNRERITYCHLPFQSKWLYIGTERGNVHIANIESFVLSGYVINWNKAIELSQRTHPGPVVSLSDNPTDSSKLLIGFETGMIVQWDLKTKAAECRYACEQQTLHSLAWHHEGKQFMCSHSDGSLTVWNYRSPSKPAQVFQPHGHPAQKGSKPEACRPIMKVAWPTQRTGDPFIVFSDGLPYERSGRRPCITVMQGKSVTVLEMEYPVVNFLPVSSTPWPNDFQDPYAIIVLLENDLVVIDLTTPGYPCFQNPYPMDLHESPVTCCTYYADCPPEMIPAFYTVGSRQQKKTGFSDKNWPVKGGEWGTSTCSYPEIIITGHADGSLKFWDASAVTLQLLYKLRTSKIFEKQPLNQSTEYEEDPFAIVKIAMCCESRILCVAGTSGHVIVYRYNKVETTVDVPTLEIALVYEVDDLDSPDTDQIPPPMQPPSSSVGSAGSGGMPSPSPHHSTSSEGAEKVGSPLLKVKSGPQKMVPGYQVDLCAQLVTVEGEPPSQILCLAINSLYGLMAFGNMQGLAIVDIIQKTTLLNLGTPDLYGSADPYTRTQPRSPQRKKPPAGLGDLGEAQAVEQLQSPQRRKPLKALSKLGESEIGEQERCRSPTTERDESNGVCLSPTGTTRKKLADIKRNRNQPRPRMSKAHSTASMEGNGGDDSDDMNSSLSMSWGSSVSRLFRTELIKAEAMLRRQRSSSTSSVGSQSPKVTPKCAGTDPHVASHKCPGRDSPKADSKDGSFSRSRSSSMSSLENVSAEGINCLSFTESYTRKTGPSKSRHRRPSKEQQHATPAFFPTPTTYMVTPEHSEAFDHHKRKAQQTYSLDPVTSPCLWVGTTLGSVLVIVLNLPPQGDQRLTQPVIVSPSGPMGAAAFGDLQSQMLMCVGHPSGTILRLKGAILAMSFLDCNGMTIPPLFAKWEDPKKKDENRETKDGQSMNQRRGWQQLQHLHRQKAPSSPTTETISDRQFVVICSEKQAKVISLPSQTCAYKLNITETSFVCKADVVSIAKHQSKVGHSTNLTKKKVRNDSVCLACFLANGHIMTFSLPSLRPLLDSDFLPLADMRIAQTFSFSNCGQALYLCTPSEIQRITLAADTCESLQEMLCELFLPVDTPEGPKQSFFKGLFSSPSIVDKEELFGEAASGKASRSVAKHIPGTGGIEGVKAESGSAMAEVQKARMALVERGEKLSELEERTEALKVGSELYASSAHQVMEKYKNKKWYQL; this is encoded by the exons GATTACCTACTGTCATCTACCCTTCCAAAGTAAATGGCTCTACATTGGGACTGAGCGCGGCAACGTTCACATCGCTAACATCGAATCCTTTGTGCTGTCTGGTTACGTCATCAATTGGAATAAAGCTATTGAATT GTCTCAGAGAACTCACCCCGGCCCTGTGGTGTCCCTCAGCGACAATCCAACCGACTCTAGTAAG CTGTTAATTGGTTTTGAGACAGGCATGATTGTGCAGTGGGACCTGAAGACCAAAGCAGCTGAGTGTAGATATGCATGTGAACAG CAGACATTACATTCCCTGGCCTGGCACCACGAAGGCAAGCAGTTTATGTGCAGTCACTCTGACGGCAGTCTGACAGTGTGGAACTACAGGAGCCCCAGCAAGCCTGCGCAGGTGTTCCAGCCCCACGGACACCCCGCACAGAAGGGCTCCAAACCTGAGGCCTGCAGGCCCATCATGAAGGTGGCCTGGCCTACACAGAGAACTGG GGACCCGTTTATAGTGTTTTCGGACGGTCTGCCCTACGAGAGATCGGGGCGGCGTCCCTGCATCACGGTCATGCAGGGCAAGTCAGTGACCGTCCTGGAAATGGAGTATCCAGTCGTTAACTTCCTGCCTGTGAGCTCCACCCCCTGGCCTAATG aCTTCCAGGATCCTTACGCCATTATAGTGCTGCTGGAAAATGACCTTGTAGTAATAGATCTAACCACACCAGG gtACCCCTGCTTCCAGAACCCCTACCCCATGGACCTGCATGAGTCCCCTGTCACATGCTGCACGTATTATGCCGACTGCCCGCCCGAGATGATCCCTGCCTTCTACACGGTGGGCTCCAGACAACAGAAGAAAACTGGCTTCAGCGATAAG AATTGGCCTGTGAAAGGAGGGGAGTGGGGCACCTCCACATGTAGCTATCCTGAGATTATCATAACAGG TCATGCAGATGGGTCTCTCAAGTTCTGGGATGCCTCTGCAG TAACACTACAGCTGCTGTACAAGCTGAGAACCAGCAAGATCTTTGAGAAGCAGCCGCTGAACCAGAGTACAGAGTACGAGGAAGATCCCTTTGCAATAGTGAAGATCGCCATGTGCTGTGAGAGCAGAATACTGTGTGTGGCAGGCACGTCAGGGCACGTCATCGTGTACAGGTACAACAAGGTGGAGACCACCGTGGACGTACCG ACCCTGGAGATAGCCCTGGTGTACGAGGTGGATGACCTGGACTCTCCCGACACAGATCAGATCCCTCCCCCCATGCAACCCCCCTCCAGCAGTGTGGGGTCGGCGGGGTCAGGGGGCATGCCCAGCCCCTCCCCCCACCACAGCACGTCTTCAGAAGGAGCTGAGAAAGTGGGCTCTCCCCTGTTGAAG GTGAAGTCTGGCCCTCAGAAGATGGTCCCAGGTTACCAGGTGGACCTGTGTGCCCAGCTAGTGACCGTTGAGGGAGAACCGCCCTCCCAGATTCTCTGCCTGGCCATCAACTCCTTATATGGGCT GATGGCGTTCGGCAACATGCAGGGCCTGGCTATCGTTGACATAATTCAGAAGACGACCCTCCTGAACCTGGGCACCCCCGACCTGTATGGCTCTGCCGACCCGTACACGCGGACACAGCCCCGATCCCCGCAGAGAAAGAAGCCGCCAGCGGGTCTCGGGGACCTTGGTGAGGCACAGGCTGTGGAACAG CTCCAATCCCCGCAGAGGAGGAAGCCTTTGAAGGCTCTAAGCAAGCTGGGGGAGTCAGAAATAGGGGAGCAG GAGCGCTGCCGTTCTCCGACGACAGAGAGAGACGAGTCCAACGGGGTGTGTCTGAGTCCCACGGGAACCACACGGAAGAAGCTGGCAGACATCAAGAGAAATCGCAACCAGCCTCGACCCAGGATGTCCAAAGCCCACTCCACCGCTTCCATGGAGGGCAATGGTGGTGATG ACAGTGACGACATGAACAGCAGCCTCAGCATGTCCTGGGGGTCCAGCGTGAGCCGGCTGTTCCGGACAGAACTAATCAAAG CTGAGGCCATGTTGCGCCGACAGAGAAGTAGTAGCACCTCCAGTGTCGGCAGCCAGTCTCCCAAGGTTACCCCCAAATGTGCGGGGACAGACCCCCATGTAGCCTCCCACAAATGTCCGGGCAGAGACTCACCCAAAG CTGACAGTAAGGACGGCTCGTTCAGCCGCTCACGAAGCTCCAGCATGTCCAGTCTGGAGAACGTGAGCGCGGAGGGCATCAACTGCCTGTCCTTCACAGAATCTTACACCAGGAAGACAG GGCCTTCGAAATCTCGTCACCGGAGGCCAAGTAAAGAGCAGCAGCATGCGACACCGGCTTTCTTCCCCACCCCCACCACTTACATGGTGACACCTGAACATAGTGAGGCCTTTGACCACCACAAACGGAAAGCCCAACAGACATATTCCTTAG ACCCTGTGACATCCCCATGCCTTTGGGTAGGCACAACCCTGGGGTCCGTGCTAGTCATCGTGTTGAACCTTCCACCCCAGGGGGACCAGCGCCTGACCCAGCCAGTTATCGTTTCCCCCAGTG GTCCCATGGGCGCAGCAGCATTCGGCGACCTCCAGTCGCAAATGCTGATGTGCGTTGGTCACCCCTCAGGCACGATCCTGCGGCTCAAGGGCGCCATCCTCGCCATGTCGTTCCTGGACTGTAACGGCATGACCATCCCACCCCTCTTCGCCAAGTGGGAGGATCCCAAGAAGAAGGACGAGAACAGGGAGACCAAGGATGGACAGTCCATGAATCAGAGAA GAGGATGGCAGCAGTTGCAGCATCTACACCGGCAGAAAGCCCCGTCCTCCCCCACAACAGAGACCATCTCAGACAGACAATTTGTTGTCATATGTTCAGAGAAACAAGCCAAG GTTATTTCTCTCCCGTCCCAAACATGTGCATACAAGCTCAACATTACAGAAACGTCCTTTGTGTGCAAAGCTGATGTAGTTAGTATAGCAA AACATCAGAGCAAGGTTGGCCACTCTACTAATCTAACCAAGAAAAAGGTTAGAAATG ATAGTGTCTGTCTAGCCTGCTTCCTCGCCAACGGGCACATCATGACGTTCAGCCTTCCCAGTCTACGGCCACTGCTAGATAGCGACTTTCTCCCGCTAGCTGACATGAG GATTGCCCAGACCTTCAGCTTTTCGAATTGCGGGCAGGCGCTCTACTTATGTACGCCGAGTGAAATCCAGAGGATAACCCTTGCTGCTGATACGTG TGAGAGTCTTCAAGAGATGCTGTGCGAGCTGTTCCTTCCTGTGGACACACCCGAGGGGCCCAAACAGAGCTTCTTCAAGGGCCTGTTCAGCAGTCCGTCTATTGTCGACAAGGAGGAACTCT TCGGAGAGGCAGCCAGCGGTAAGGCTTCACGCAGCGTAGCCAAGCACATTCCAGGAACTGGTGGTATCGAGGGCGTCAAGGCGGAGTCAGGCTCTGCTATGGCTGAAGTCCAGAAGGCCAGAATG GCACTTGTGGAGCGAGGGGAGAAGCTGTCGGAGTTGGAAGAGCGGACGGAGGCGCTGAAGGTTGGCTCGGAGCTGTACGCCAGCTCGGCCCACCAGGTCATGGAgaagtacaagaacaagaagtgGTACCAGCTCTGA